A portion of the Bacillota bacterium genome contains these proteins:
- a CDS encoding amino acid ABC transporter permease, translated as MNAAFSFLSGILPGFRWDVIERSLPFLLLGAWMTLRLTTISIAIGIIIGTFVGIARISKTKLVSYLAAVYVDFLRGTPLLVQIFIIYMGLPQVLGFPVPPYVAAVSAMSINSGAYVAEIVRAGIQSIHRGQMEAARALGMTYVQAMRHVILPQAFRRIVPPLGNEFIALLKDSSLVSVIAMEELVRKGQIVIGRTFRPFEIWMMVALMYLMMTLTISRLVAVTERKLHVPG; from the coding sequence TTGAACGCTGCCTTTTCATTTCTTTCAGGCATACTGCCCGGGTTCAGATGGGACGTGATCGAGAGGTCGCTTCCCTTTCTCCTGCTGGGGGCGTGGATGACCCTGCGCCTCACGACGATCTCCATTGCGATCGGAATCATCATTGGAACCTTCGTAGGCATAGCCAGGATATCCAAGACCAAGCTGGTTTCGTACCTCGCAGCAGTCTACGTGGACTTTCTGCGCGGAACCCCTCTTCTCGTACAGATCTTCATCATTTACATGGGGCTTCCGCAGGTGCTGGGGTTCCCTGTGCCGCCATACGTTGCCGCCGTCTCCGCAATGAGCATCAACAGCGGAGCCTATGTCGCTGAGATAGTGCGCGCGGGGATTCAGTCGATCCACCGCGGGCAGATGGAGGCCGCGAGGGCGCTCGGTATGACCTACGTGCAAGCCATGAGGCACGTGATTCTGCCTCAGGCGTTCAGGCGCATAGTCCCCCCGCTCGGGAACGAGTTCATTGCGCTTCTCAAGGACTCGTCTCTGGTATCCGTGATAGCCATGGAAGAACTTGTAAGAAAAGGCCAGATAGTCATAGGCCGAACTTTCCGGCCGTTCGAGATTTGGATGATGGTGGCGCTCATGTACCTAATGATGACCTTGACCATCTCACGGCTGGTGGCAGTCACTGAAAGGAAGCTCCACGTGCCGGGGTAA
- the raiA gene encoding ribosome-associated translation inhibitor RaiA, with the protein MEITIKGKNMEVTRALREYAEKKVGKIQRFFEGDMVDAQVTMGIEKGLHIVEVTMQINGLLLRGEEKTGDMYASVDGAVDKIERQIRKYKTRINRRLRQIGTHLVEEAFVPEGPGTVEEAEDEARIVRTKRFAVKPMSVQEAVMQMELLGHDFYVFSNAETEEVNVVYRRKDGNYGLIEPEF; encoded by the coding sequence ATGGAGATCACCATCAAAGGCAAGAACATGGAAGTCACAAGAGCTCTCCGGGAGTACGCCGAGAAGAAGGTCGGCAAGATTCAGCGGTTCTTCGAAGGCGATATGGTGGATGCCCAGGTGACCATGGGCATTGAGAAAGGGCTTCACATCGTGGAGGTCACAATGCAGATAAACGGTCTGCTCCTCCGGGGCGAGGAGAAGACAGGTGACATGTACGCGTCAGTGGATGGGGCCGTTGACAAGATCGAAAGGCAGATCCGCAAGTACAAGACCCGCATCAACCGCCGCCTCCGTCAGATAGGGACGCACCTCGTGGAAGAAGCCTTCGTACCCGAAGGGCCTGGGACGGTGGAGGAAGCCGAGGACGAGGCTCGAATCGTCAGGACGAAGCGATTCGCGGTGAAACCCATGTCTGTCCAGGAAGCGGTGATGCAGATGGAGCTTCTAGGGCACGACTTCTACGTGTTCTCCAACGCCGAGACGGAGGAGGTAAACGTGGTCTACAGGCGCAAGGACGGGAACTACGGCCTGATAGAGCCGGAGTTTTGA
- a CDS encoding basic amino acid ABC transporter substrate-binding protein → MKKSGLLLVIGVAVIVLLAVVLAVKKAPEQSTVTGPGAQAELPVLKVGSDVAFPPFEWQDEQTGEFKGFDIELIQAIAEQMGMKAEIINTAWDGILPGLLNGNYDVVVSAMTITDERAQSVNFSDPYFTAGQVIVVRKDTEGIDEPSDLKGKKVSVQINTTGDFAASKIEGVAEVKRFNLAPDAFLELKNGAVDACVMDIAVAADAVKNDDSLRIVGAPFTVEYYGIAMRKDREDLLKNINKALATLKSTGKYDEIYAKYFGE, encoded by the coding sequence ATGAAGAAGTCCGGCCTCTTACTCGTCATCGGCGTCGCCGTCATCGTGCTACTGGCCGTGGTCCTCGCCGTGAAGAAAGCACCGGAGCAATCGACGGTTACTGGGCCCGGGGCCCAGGCGGAACTCCCGGTACTCAAGGTAGGCTCTGACGTTGCGTTTCCACCCTTCGAGTGGCAGGATGAACAAACCGGGGAGTTCAAAGGCTTCGACATAGAGCTCATCCAGGCCATAGCGGAGCAGATGGGCATGAAGGCCGAAATCATCAATACAGCGTGGGACGGCATATTGCCGGGCCTCCTCAACGGCAACTACGACGTCGTCGTCTCGGCCATGACCATCACCGACGAGCGCGCCCAGAGCGTCAACTTCTCGGATCCATACTTCACGGCTGGCCAGGTCATAGTGGTGAGGAAAGACACGGAGGGGATCGATGAACCCTCCGACCTGAAGGGCAAGAAGGTTTCCGTCCAGATCAACACCACGGGCGATTTCGCCGCCTCGAAGATCGAGGGCGTTGCCGAAGTGAAGAGGTTCAACCTCGCACCCGACGCGTTCCTGGAGCTCAAGAACGGCGCGGTGGACGCATGCGTGATGGACATCGCGGTCGCGGCCGACGCCGTCAAGAACGACGATTCTCTGAGGATAGTGGGCGCTCCGTTCACGGTGGAGTACTACGGGATCGCCATGCGTAAAGACAGGGAAGACCTCCTCAAGAATATCAACAAGGCTCTGGCCACACTCAAGAGCACGGGGAAGTACGACGAGATCTACGCGAAGTATTTCGGTGAGTAA